A single region of the Garra rufa chromosome 20, GarRuf1.0, whole genome shotgun sequence genome encodes:
- the LOC141294223 gene encoding uncharacterized protein isoform X1 — protein MEEKGKCKASTPSSPLVIDPLLKEETGQQETSKMTHMELMRKDSDETQMHMKTFASSEILLMENITGEDVKTEIISKKEPAALAESRPKNKKNTITDIIEESSQHKVRREKRPQSLNLKKSRDFVYETEAKGSNITPDSAESDEDNNTQLIKETVVCHPENINSTTDTWSSPMAEKLNQPATNTYTATLLEENTEFDRIMENELQIPNQGAKMMHDSLHDARKFVECQEQSTEVKIMNTEDKQEKQDSVSSSSKDELKSVKTDNRFEVMKVIMIDNSENETKSGKAKKKEMKELGLEKKTSNFELDESAEIQLALELRKTSQRVTGHARTDITRIVPLKAERVRSEGYKDDLDIGQGSELIKRNFKRYSMNESVVTHFDPCNLESRDTSYPQANHTTNLVKANTSQESSSAIKVTCVCSEHQSSSPKKGGIRNEDTTNETSRIVHRDLHTDEEISDLHISKTTVNQKNAPPTPPVKTKKARESGLFLRNSRNVSKDPTLEANKKNLPEPLSATSSLEDPQYDVKQHPHSALEDDYNRELAGLKDTYLAIERKCSSMTVSSTSSLEAEVDFTVIMDLHSGMEEFSRGMTTLVDKDKGESFDSTPRSHSTCHMKLQDASPGREDFLEGHGHQDTEPPPVAKKEPSAVSAAQMLRKEVKMELHSNGSETPVKDNSDHKLEESRVKEAKENESPVRSNSLEADFVASPLTVTTESITSATTTQVTKTVKGGYAETRIEKRIIITGDDDVDQHQALAMAIQEAKQQHPDMLVTKAIVVRETDSSYEEKH, from the exons ATGGAGGAGAAAGGAAAGTGCAAAGCTAGTACACCTTCATCTCCTCTGGTCATTGATCCCCTTCTAAAGGAGGAGACAGGACAACAGGAAACATCCAAGATGACACACATGGAGCTAATGAGAAAGGACAGTGATGAAACTCAAATGCACATGAAGACTTTTGCATCCTCAGAAATATTACTGATGGAAAATATCACAGGGGAAGATGTCAAAACTGAGATTATATCGAAAAAAGAGCCTGCAGCGCTTGCTGAGTCTCGACCTAAAAACAAGAAGAATACCATTACGGACATCATAGAGGAGAGCTCCCAACATAAAGTCAGAAGAGAGAAAAGACCTCAAAGCTTAAACTTGAAGAAGTCGAGGGACTTTGTGTATGAGACAGAAGCCAAAGGTTCAAACATCACACCTGATAGTGCAGAGTCTGATGAGGACAACAATACTCAACTTATAAAGGAGACTGTAGTCTGTCATCCTGAAAATATCAACTCCACAACAGATACATGGTCATCACCAATGGCTGAAAAGCTAAATCAGCCAGCCACAAATACATATACTGCAACACTGCTTGAAGAAAACACAGAGTTTGACAGAATAATGGAAAATGAATTGCAGATTCCCAATCAGGGGGCAAAAATGATGCATGATAGTTTGCATGATGCAAGAAAGTTTGTAGAATGTCAAGAGCAGTCCACTGAAGTAAAGATTATGAACACTGAAGACAAACAAGAAAAACAAGATTCAGTCAGTAGTTCTAGCAAAGATGAACTGAAAAGTGTCAAGACTGATAATAGATTTGAAGTCATGAAAGTCATCATGATTGATAATAGCGAGAACGAAACAAAATCTGggaaagcaaagaagaaagaAATGAAAGAGTTGGGTCTTGAAAAAAAGACAAGCAATTTTGAACTGGATGAATCTGCCGAAATCCAACTGGCCTTGGAACTAAGAAAGACCAGCCAGAGAGTTACTGGGCATGCAAGAACAGATATAACAAGAATTGTTCCATTAAAAGCTGAAAGAGTGAGGAGCGAAGGCTACAAAGATGACCTAGATATCGGACAAGGCTCTGAACTAATAAAAAGAAACTTTAAAAGATACAGTATGAATGAATCTGTTGTGACACACTTTGACCCTTGTAACTTGGAGAGCAGGGACACTAGCTATCCCCAAGCAAACCACACCACAAATCTAGTGAAAGCTAATACAAGTCAGGAATCATCTTCAGCAATCAAGGTCACCTGTGTGTGCTCGGAGCATCAATCGAGTTCACCAAAAAAAGGGGGTATACGGAATGAAGacactacaaatgagaccagcagaATAGTCCACAGAGATCTGCACACTGATGAGGAGATTTCAGATCTTCACATCTCAAAAACCACAGTCAACCAAAAAAATGCCCCTCCAACACCTCCAGTCAAAACAAAGAAAGCAAGAGAATCAGGTCTCTTTCTGCGCAATAGTCGCAATGTCAGCAAAGACCCAACTCTTGAAGCCAACAAAAAGAACCTTCCG GAGCCCCTGTCCGCTACTTCTTCTCTTGAAGACCCACAATATGATGTTAAG CAGCATCCTCACTCTGCCCTGGAGGACGATTATAATCGTGAGCTTGCTGGTTTGAAGGACACCTATCTGGCCATTGAGAGGAAATGTTCAAGTATGACTGTCAGCTCTACTTCAAGCCTGGAAGCTGAGGTGGATTTCACTGTCATTATGGACTTACACAGTGGCATGGAGGAATTTTCTAGAGGCATGACTACGCTGGTTGACAAGGACAAAGGAGAGAGTTTTGACAGCACTCCCAGGTCTCACTCCACTTGTCACATGAAATTGCAAGATGCATCACCTGGAAGAGAAGATTTCCTCGAAGGTCATGGTCATCAAGATACAGAACCT CCCCCTGTCGCCAAGAAAGAACCCAGTGCAGTGAGTGCAGCCCAGATGTTGAGAAAAGAAGTTAAAATGGAACTGCATTCTAATGGCTCTGAGACCCCTGTCAAAGACAACTCTGATCAT AAACTGGAAGAGAGCAGAGTTAAAGAGGCAAAAGAGAACGAGAGCCCT GTAAGGTCAAACAGTTTAGAAGCAGACTTTGTTGCTTCTCCTCTCACCGTCACTACAGAAAGCATCACCTCAGCAACCACAACTCAAGTGACCAAG ACAGTAAAAGGAGGTTATGCAGAGACCAGGATTGAAAAAAGGATCATCATAACAGGAGATGATGATGTGGATCAACATCAG GCTCTCGCGATGGCAATACAGGAGGCCAAGCAACAGCACCCGGATATGCTGGTGACCAAGGCCATAGTGGTCAGGGAAACTGACTCTTCTTATGAAGAGAAACATTGA